GAATTGGATTTCTTGGGTTTCCTTTTCAATCATCTATGAGTTTCATTCTTTAATACAGCTTAACACCTTCAtcattaaattgattttctcatgAAAATAAGCGCTTTTAGATATCAATATATTATGATGTGGATGCGATTGCCTAGGAATTTTCTATAATGTTTAGATAAGTCAAAACGTGGTCAACGAGCCAGGAACAAGAGATTTGATGATGATTTACgccaaaattttcaagaagataTCAAGAtttatgtagcaccgacacggacacgtgacacgtgacacgacacgacacgacaggtcgacacgtcatttcttaaaaatagagaatttcgacacgttgcaacacgttatatattagatatatttttatatataaatacataaataaataataataaaaatagcctagaattaatttacacaaaaatattaaataatatcattcattattttaatttgttacaataatacacaaaacttagaggaaaaaaacattgtttaaagaaaaatgctgaaatgatatttttaaatttatttatttatcatatatagcattttttattacttctttcaaagtaaaagacttaaaaaaaaaaaaaattctaaaaaataaaactaaaaaagattgaccccgtgtgtgtatatttatagcaattttattacttcttttattacttcttttgtgtatatttatattttgacccctcaagtattataaatttttaaaattgaccatgtTCGTGTTAgaatcgcgtgtcggagcgtgtcggaaagagttgaccacgtatcggatttttcgacactcattgaccgcgtgtcggtacgtgtcggagcgtgttggacacgtgtcggagtgtcggacatgACACaaaggcttccggagagtgtccgtgctacataaaTCAAGATGCAATGGatattttgtattaggaatttaTATATAGTTTTGATATCTTCTTTGtctagatttagttaaaaaaaagggatattGATTTGCTGCTAATTTGAAATAGAgattcaatattttctccttctctcatCTTTGAAAATTTAGTTTTCTTCTAAGTTAGTACTTACCACATTTTCACCACATCatatttttattgttgttttttgATAGCAAGTACACAACAATTTTGGGTGATCGATTCCAAGTCCGGTCCGGATCCGGCCTGGTCCATTGGATCCGGCCACTtagcaaatgaaaatttaaaaaaattattttggagttATTACAATTTTAGTGTTATTGCTAttgataagaaattaaaaaatatatattttttaaaaagtgttgGTCCGGTTCCCCCTCAAAACTAGGAACATGCCCAAAAATTGTTGGATCTATTTTTATGGAACTGGGAATCGGACTAATGCCTCTAGGAATCAAACCAAACCTGCTGATCCAATCCAATATGAGTAATCCTCTACACTATCGCTCTTCACGCACTCTTTCAATCCAACCCAAACACTCCCCCGTCTTCCCCATGCATTTGCTAAGACTATCTCTCTTTGCCATTTCCCTCCGCGTGGTCTTGGAACTCCAAGTTCCGGTCCTTCATTATTTTTTCGGTAAACCACACTGAAGAAGACACAAGAAACCTCCGAAGCTGCAAAAATCTTGTCTTTTCTGCAGAAATAGCCGAGCGACAAGAACAGATAAGTATAAAAAACCCAGCCCAAACAGTCCCCCTCTCAGTCGAACCTCGAAGCCAGGACTTGGACAGACCATCCAACCACAACCTCCCAAACTTCCTCATGTCAGTGAGGCTCAAGTACGTGAAGCTTGGCTTCCACTACCTCATCTCCTACACCATGTATTTACTCCTCATGCCATTCCTTTAAATCTCCTTGGCCCACCTCTCGATCCATACGGCCCCAGACCTGGCCCAACTGTGGGAACAACTCAGGTTCAACCTCGTCACCATCGTAATCTTTTCGACCCTCGTGGGAACAACTCAGGTTCAATCTCGTCACCATCGTAATCTAATCTTTTCGACCCTCGTCATATTTCTGGTCACTCTCAACTTCATGTACCAGCCCAGAAAAAGTCTACCTTGTCGACTTCGCCTGCTACAGGCCCGACCCAGCCCAGATATGTACCAGCGAGACCTTCATGGAGCGGTCGGAGCTCACGACCCAAGGAGAGCCTTGCTTTCCAGCGGCAGATCCTCAAGAAGTCCGGGCTCGGGCAGAGGACACACGTGCCTGAGGCCGTGCTCCAGGTCCCACCAAACCAGTGTGCAAGAGACATACGAATTAAAGAAATACATGGATTCAGGAGATACATGAACTAAAGAGACGTATCTCATTTTGCTAATTTTCATTGATCCATTAACGCACTATAATTACAACACAGAGAAGAATCCATCCACAGGAACCTATAATAAATCTAGGCTTGTTGTCCAAACCAACGAGTGCTTGTTCGAGGACAAATTAGAGTTTAGGCATTGAGGATGAGTGAGGGGAGGGCGATGAGCGGCTTACACCTCGGAGCTTTGTCTTCCACCGTTGCCATGCTTGACCACGAGCTCCCGAGATCTAGGCCTCAAATCAAGCATGAGCGTCAAATCTTAGATTGCTTGCGCTTGATCAAGGGCTCAAATCGATCTCCATCTGATGACGAAGGTGTTGGAGTTGCGGTCAAGGACAGTGGTGAACGAGCTTGAGGGCGTCAATGGGCAGTTTGGCGGGGAGAGAATAAAGGACTTTAGAGGAGGAGAGAGTAAGATAGAGGCGTGAGGAATGacgatggaaaaaaaaaaaaaaaaaagagggaaagaaagaaagaaaacaaaaggagaaggagaaaaataagagaatttttaaaataccaGGACGAAAATACCCCTGACTATATATAAGATTTGACCTTTATAAATGCAtatctttatttgagattaaatagGTCATTTTATATTCTTATATGAGATAAAGTGCACCATATAAcctcttttaagaaaatgactCACTTTAAATCCTTATATGCAATTTTCTCCTAATCTTAGCAATAACCGTATAATAACTCCTCAACGCTCTCCACGCACTCTCTATAAATCCACCCCAAACACTCCCCAATGTTCCTCATGCATTGCTAAGAccaccccacccccacccccccgctctctctctttctctctgtgcCATTTCCCCCCGTTTGCTTTAGCAACTCCAAGTTCTCGTCCTTTGTCATTCTTAGGAAACGCCTCTGAAGAAGAGGCACAAGAAACCTCTGAAGTGCCTCTGAAGCTGCAAAAATCTTggttttttttgcagaaatggcTGCAGAAATGGCCGAGCAACAAGAACAGATAAATCTGcaaaacctaagccaagcttTCCCTATCTCAGTCGAATCTCAAAGCCAAGACTCGGACAGACCATCGAACCCCAACCTCCCAAGCTTCCTGTTGTCAGTGAGGCTCAAGTACGTGAAGCTCGGCTACCACTACCTCATCTCCAACGCCATGTATTTACTGCTCGTGCCACTCCTCGGCATCTCCTCAGCACACATCTTGACCCTCATGGCCGGAGACCTGGCCCAACTCTCGGACCAACTGAGGTTCAACCTCATCACCGTCGTCCTCTTCCCTGCCGTCATGGCGTTTCTGGTAACTCCCTACTTCATGACCCGACCAAGCAAAGTCTACCTTGTTGACTTCGCCTGTTACAAGCCCAATCCGGCCCAGATATGCACCGGCGAGAAATTCATGGAGATCTCGGAGCTCACGACCACCTTCACCGAGGAGAACCTTGCTTTCCAGCGGAAGATATTTGAGAAGTCCGGGCTCGGGCAGCGGACTTACTTGCCCGAGGCCGTGCTCCAGGTCCCACCAAACCTATGCATGGCAGAAGCACGGGCAGAGGCTGAGGCCGTGATGTTCGGGGCCATCGACCAGCTGCTGCCCAAGACCGGGGTCAAGGCTAAGGACATAGGGATCCTCGTCGTGAACTGTAGCTTGTTCAACCCGACACCGTCCCTGTCGTCAATGATCGTGAATCGCTACAAGCTCAGAGGGAACGTGTTGAGCTACAATCTTGGTGGGATGGGTTGCAGCGCTGGGTTGATTTCTATCGACCTTGCTAGGCAATTGCTACAGGTTTGGCTtcttctctcccctctcttcttctatCCTTCAAAGTATAAGTTTGATAATaggaattttttatgaataacaCCCTATTGAAGCAAACAAAGAATGAAAACTTCCATTGACCAATGAAATGCTAAATATATGTTGGGTAGTAGGAAATTTTTTCTTAGGTTCACTAGCAAATAGCATCCATTTTGGCTGCGTTTGGTAATTAAGATACAatttaggatatgataaaatttattctatTCTACGTTTGATGCATaagataaagttggatataaggGAAAAATAGATTAGATAAAACTATCCTATGGGAGATGTTGGATAAATGTAGATAGGATTTGTAacatccataataggaaagttatttttcttgaataacaaatttcttaaattaacaaaattaaaattatatttgaattctaatataataaattcagaataaaaaataacaatttagttattttcatttaatcttatttatatttatatattaaaattaattctatttcacaacataaattaaatatataaatattaaatatatttatattattacatattttaggtattttattattttagggTATGTttgtacaatttactatttaacaaaatttcattagagaatgatggaaggggaaaaaagaaataaaaaagaaattaattaaaaaatggaggaaaataaaACATACATGATATTATTACCATCTCTGcttgtaaaatattttgttcatttaaaCTAATATGCTgtttatatcaaacaacatacatgatataatataaatatattcgactttattacTGCGATCATCAAACAGtggatatgatataacaaattttttggatttcatATCTTATACTATGTAGTCTCATTCTCTTTAGAAATTTGAATGATCAAACATAGTCTTTATGTTGATAATGTGTCATGTGATTTAAAAGGAAATTGCTTAGCTAGCCATATTGTTAAGCTTGGAAAACGGACGGCCAATCCTGAGACACACATTTtaaatgagagagagggagaactaTGTCTTGCTTGGAAATTTCCATGTATTGTGtttgagaaaggaaatttttgTGGACATCCTTTGACTGTTACACCGTGAGACGGTGATGCTAGCactattcaatttaaaaatatttcataaaattagaatcatgacaaaaaaaaagagatgattaAGTGacagtttttaatttaatgtgaaAATAACAGCTTGTTCTAAACCACAAAAATCCATtcaacaaataattataaattattttgggatcaaatcctttaaaaatttatggctcaaaacaaattattatttacGTAGTAACCCCAAGACTGTTATGTTaataaagtcataaaaaaacaaCTTTATTTATGTTGTGTCGACAATAAAATTTTAGGTAATTACTTTCCTTAGTTTACGCTTTGGTTGGTAGAGAAGTAGGAGTTAGTGAGTGGTTTGAACACAAAACCCTCGAAACCTAGATGTCGTTGAACAAAATGATCCACTGATAAGTCAACCCAAGATTTATTATGCCACAAAATATAGCTAGATTTGAAATAGGACTTTTTGCATTTATGAATTCGATATACGACAACAAAATTGAACAATTTAAGCTTTGTACATTCTCAATTTATTATATGCTTTATCTACTAGGTACTCAAAATTCTAAGTTTTCTTACTAGGGAGATTCGATTTATGTCTCAACAAAATTAAAGTTCAGCTAATGTTTTTAATTCTCTTATGGGTTAATCACTAGGTACATCGTAACTCTTATGCCCTTGTGGTGAGCATCGAGAGCCTCACCCTCAATTGGTATCTCGGCAATGACCGGTcgatgctcatctcaaattgcCTCTTCCGATTGGGTGGGGCAGCCATCCTCCTCTCCAACCGGTCCTCCGACCGCCGCCGCTCCAAGTACCAGCTCATCCGCACCGTGCTCACCCACAAAGGCTCGGATGACAAAAGCTATGGTTGCTTGTTCCAGCGAGAggacgagaagaagaagatcggcTTGTCGCTATCCAAGGACTTGGTGGCGGTCATCAAGGAAGCCATAAAGACCAACATCACGACCCTTGGCCCGGCAGTGCTCCCAATGTCAGAACAGCTCTGGTTCTTCATGACCTTGGTCGCAAGGAAGGTGTTCAAGATGAAGATTAGGCCATACATTCCCGACTTCAAGTTGGCCTTTAAGCATTTTTGCATCCACGTTGGAGGCCGACCTGTTCTTGATGAGATGGAGaagagcctcgagctcaccaagTGGCACATGGAGCCATCACGAATGACTCTATACCGATTCGGGAACACCTCGAGTAGCTCAGTGTGGTATGAATTGGCCTATTTGGAGGCCAAAGGAAGGATTAGGAAAGGCGATAGGACATGGCAAATTGCATTCGGGGCCGGATTCATGTGCAACAGTGCAGTTTGGCAGGCGTTGAGGACCGTCGACCCGGCGAAGGAGAACAACCCATGGATGGACGATATTCACGAGTTCCCCATCTAGGTTCCATAAGTGTTGTCCATTGATCTAATGCAAAATAAGCACTTCGGATGGGATTTTGCCAATATAGGCAAAGTTGATTCCGAAGGATACGCAAATCCTTAATTATTATGTTGCCTTGTGCTCATAAGCAAGCATCATTCCAAATCTTATGGTTACGTGGGTATTTAAATATGTCGAGAATTTTCTGATGCTCGTGGTTATCTAAATATTTGAATATGTCAAGTATTTGCGATTATCCAAGTGCTTCCTCTCCAAGTCCCGTTGCTTGTATAAGTGCATGTTTATACAAATTTTCAAATACTTATGGTTATGTAggtattttaatgttttatgtATTTGTGATAATCTAGACgttgatatttgaattttagtCGACAAGTTAAGCAttgctttaaagaaaaaaaaaaggaaaaaagggttAATTAGTTTTTTACCCTATCGGTGACCAACTTGGTGTGATACCTGACTTGATTGACTCGCAGTACCTTCTCCACCCATGGTTAAGTCAAGATCCTTCTTCACTCAAGACTTTGTTGCTATCCCTAGCAATTTCGATGGGCATGGCAATTATGCATCGTTCAACATGTTACGTCCAATCATCGAGACCGGTACTGATGTGGTTGGAGCGCCTGCTGTCCCTCTCGCGCTCCATATTAAATTGGCAACGATGTGGCTATACCTTATAAAATCTGCTGTTTCCCCAGTTGAGTAAACGATTCAACGCCTACCGACCCAAATCCTTCTTCACTCAAGACTTTGTTGCTATCCCTAGCAATTTCGATGGGGCATGGCGATTATGCATCGTTCAACATGTTACGTCCAATCGTCGAGACCGGTACTGATGCGGTTGGAGCGCCTGCTGTTTTTCTCGCGCTCCATATTAAATTGGCGACGATGTGGCTATACCTTATCAAATCCGCTGTTTCCCCAGTTGAGTAAACGATTCAACGCCTACTGACCCAAAAAAGGGCATCCATTCAATGCACACGCTCATCTAAGGAATTAATTGTCCTGTGAATTAGATGCTGCTCGCTCTCTCTCAATTATACTCTGCTTTTGCACGACATTTTACTatgaaattggaaaaatgtTAATAAGGTTCCCCAAAGCAATTGCTAACGAtctttaattgtacttttgaatTGTACATTTTTTATACTTGAAGTAGGTGATTTCTGGAAATGTTCaccatttcaaattttaaaaatgcttGGATACGCCTTTTTATCGTTTGCAGTACTCTTAACTAGTGCACCTAAAGAACTTGTTGACAAAAcctattatgattttttatgggaCTATTAAAATATAACTTAATATGCAGTGGATACGGTCATAATTAGAATTAATTTTGTACCATACttttttgactaaaattttttaccataCTTTACTAAATACTAAGTTTCTAGTTGGTACATCTGACATAGAggtttcaaatttaaattcttggGTATCCTTTTTACCCACCTATGAGCTTCATTCTTTATATACACCTTAACACACCTTCATCATTGAATCGATTTCCTCATAATAAGAAgcatttttagatatcaatataTTTTGATGTGGATGCGATTGCTGAGAAATTTTCTGGAACATTCAAATaagtttaacatagtcaatgaGTTCGAGACAAGCGATTCAATGAagatttatgtgatttttcAACAAGATATCGAGATGTGATGGATATTTTATAGTATAAATTCATATATAGTTTTATATCTTCTTTGTCTTGATTAtttagtttaggttttttttttccttaaaggGATATTGATTTGCTACTATTTTGAATTAGGGATTCGATATTTTGTCCTTTTTAGGGGTTACGCTTTTTTCTACTATAAAAAAGTGCTATGTATCGAGAATAGATAGCTTCTTCATCGTTAATCTGTATACATTATAGAGAGAACATTTTTTCTTGTGTTTGGAGATTCAGTTTTCTCTAAATTAGTATTAACCACATTTTCACTGCACCGTATACTTCTCGTCGTATTGTGATAGCAAGCACGCAAGTACACAGCAATTTCAGGACGTGTACTTTCCACTTAATCTATGTGAGGCCACACCTTCTTACACCCATTTCGTTCTTTCATGTAGATTGTTTCTCAATAACACTTTATCTGTGGAGCTCACTTTGCATATATTCAAATCTACGTCATCAAATCGATTCCCTCTCGAGAGGAAACATGAAGGTCATCATATGATAACTCAAACTTTAGGAGTAGGTTATTATTCTTATAATCCCAAAACGTGTACTTTCCACTTAATCTATGTGAGGCCCTCATCATCCAATGATTGCCACAAACTAGTTCGACACGTGTAACTCTCAATAGGTGTTTGAACTAAATTAATCttagagaaaattctaaataaaagcTTAAACAAAACTGTTTTTTCAAAAGATGGTATATAGTGGACCTCGAGGGCCAAcctagtttcaaataaggatttaagCTCATCGGCCGATCAAATCTTATATAATGCCAGGGGTATTTCTGTTGATggttatattttaaaattttctttcattttttcttcttctcgctttttctttttaaattcttttcttttctttcttttttttctttcatcttcctCACACCTCCTTCTTGGTCCTACATCACGTCCATCTTAATTTACAACTGCTTAATGGTTGATACATAAGTGGAGATCCAAcgattgaaaatttataaaacctTCTAATCACCAAAGACACTGAAATTACAAACGCTCAAAACCTGagtaaaaaaattctcaatctctctctcatctccacAAACCAGCTGCTATCACCTTCAGTCACTCTTCAATTTATAGTTTCTTAGGAATGCTTTGATGGTTTGGGTTATCTGATTCATGACATTCATAGATGCAGTTTGCATTAAGGTGGAATATGTGGTTTCTTGAGAGGGTCCCAATTGTGTTGTGCATGCTTATTATCTACTCATAGAACGAATCAACACTCATCAAACTTGTAATGTGATCAAAATCATCAGAAACCCCATAAATTTAGAATTATAAACATAAGTAAATAATGCAATTGTTGATATTTAGAGgtgatttatcaaattttgaaaagaatcaaGATGGAGAAATGGCGGAAATAACAATTCTGGCGGCAGAGGAGTGGGAGAGGAGGATGAAGCTGAAGGTTGAAGAAGGAGGTGTAAATGATTGAAggaaatgaagatgaaaatccggccacaaaaatctcaaataaatccAAGTCTCGTTGACGAGATTGACGAGAGCTTGCTTGTGGATGAATCTGAGTTTGAAGGGATCGAAGAGAAAAATCCGACCACAAAAACCTCTAATAAATCTAATCTCATTGTTGAGACCAGGGAGAGCTTGCTCGAGGACGAATATAAGTTTAATCATTGAGGACGACGAGCTAATGGCTTACACCTTTGAGCTTCATCTTTCACCTTTGCCATGCTTGACCATGAGCATGAGATCAAGGTCTCAAATCAAGCACGAGCGTTAGATCTCAGATTACTCATGCTTGATCTAGGGTTATGATCAGTTTGAAGGGATCGAagtgttggaatataatatattGGAGGAAATATATGTAACACTATCTGTAATAACcaggaaaataaaaactttgAGAAAGCAGTAACAACTTTAATCATGACCAATTGAATGAGGACACAAATGCAAGTGAAGAGTACATCAATGCAAACCCGATAGAGACTAGCAAAATTactataaaattataataaaattgaataggAGGTGAGATATGGCCAACAAAATTTCTTTAAGGTGATTAGTTTCTATCAACGGTCCTAAGCATCTCTATGAACTATGCCTCGTAAGATAAAACACATTGAACCCGTTTGAATTAGTATTGTACAACTAGAACTCTATCGAACACTTTTAAAAAATCAGCACACTTAGAGAAAATTGAAGTAAAGAGATGAGAGTTTTTGTTGTTGTATGAATAAAGAATAGTGcaaattaatttatagatttTGAGAAGTACTAAAAAGATACATAAACTCAAGAGATGTGAATTCAGCACACTTACAGAAAATTGAAGTGAAGATATGagagtttttgtttttgaatgaataaagaataattcaaatcaatttatagAGTTTGAGAAATCATGTATTGAAAAGATACATAAATTCAAGAGAGATATGGACTCAAAAGATATATGAATAAAAGAGATATATGAATTCAAGAGATGTATGAATTGAAGAGATGTATCTTGTTTTGATCACTTTCATTGATCTATTAACCCACCATAATTACAGCACGAAGAGAACAATCCAGCTACAAGAACCTCTAATAAAGCCAGTGTCATTGTCAAGACCAACAAGAGCTTGTTCAAGGACAAATTAGAGTTTGAGCATTGAGGACAATAGAGGGGAGGGAGACGAGCTAATGGCTTACACCTTTAAGCTTTGTCTTCCATCGTCACCATGCTCGACCATGAGCATCATGTGATCAAGGTCTCAAATCGAGCATGAGTATCAAATCCCGAATTGCTTGTGCTCGATTTAGGGCCCAAATTGGCTCCATCTGATGAAGAAGGTGCTAGAGTTGTTGTCAAGGGCAATGGTGGATGAGGTTGAGGGCATCATGGGATAGTAAGGGACTTCGGAGGAGGAGAGAGTAAAGATGGAGAcgtgaggaagacgatgaagaaaaaggagaaagaaagacaaaataacaaaaagaaaaagagaaaaagaaagaattttatttttttttaaaaacattcgGCCGAAAAATATCCTTGACTATATTTAAGATTTGACTTTTAATATACCTTTACCTGAGATTAAGTTGATCATTTCATATACTCATATGAGACAAAATCCATTGTATGAtctcttttataaaaaaattacctttaggcttaaaattttcccttaatCTCAGTAATAAGTGTATAATAACTCCTCAACGCTATCCATGGCTCTTATTTAAATCCACCCCTAGACACTCCCCAATCTTCCTCATGCATTGCTAAGACCCTATCTCTCTGCCTTTTCCCTCCATTTGCTTTTGGAACTCCAAGTTCTCGTCCTTTGTTATTCTTCAGGAAACCCCCCTAACTTGAAGAAGACACACAGGAAACCTCCGAAGCTGCAAAAATCTCGTCTTTTCTGCAAGAAATGGCCGACCAACAAGAACAATTAAGTCCACAAAACCCAGATCAAATAGTCCCGTCTCAATCGAACCTCGAAGCCAAGACTTGGACAGAACATCAAACCACAACCTCCCAAACTTTCCTCTCGTTAGTGAGACTCAAGTACGTGAAGCTCGGCTTCCACTACCTCATCTCCAGTGCTGCGTATTTACTTCTCGTGTCACTCCTTGGCATCTCCTCAGCTCACCTCTCCACCCTCGCAGCCCGAGACCTGGCCCAAATCTGGGACCAACTTAGGTATAGCCTTATCACCATTGTGCTCTGCTCGACCTTCGTGGTGTTTCTGGTCACGCTCTACTTCACGACCCGACCCAGAAATGTCTATCTTGTTGACTTCGCCTGCTACAGCCCCGACTCGGCCCAGATATACACCGGCGAGACCTTCATGGAGCTATGAGAGCTCACGACCGCCTTCACCGAGGAGAACCTTGCTTTACAGTGGCGGATCCTTGAGCGGTTTGGGCTCGGTTAGTAGACATATCTTCTTGAGGCCCTGCTTCGGTTCCCCCCATCCCTGTGCATGGCAGAAACATGGGCGGAGGCTGAGGCCATCATGTTTGGGCCGCTGACCAGCTGCTAGCCAAGACTAGGTCAAGGCTAGGGGTGTGTAAAAGAACTGGAGCCCGCTTGAACCgtccggaaccggcggttcttagGGAAATCAGTTCAATTCTCGATTCTAATTTATGGGGGCCGGTGGGTACCAATCCAATTCCCGATTCCATGGGCAGATCTACCGATGTGCCCACCCAAACCGgacatattatattataataatatattattttttaatatatatatatttttaaattaccaaatttgaaatttaggGCTCCAATCTCTCAATTCACTGCTCTCCTGCCAAGCTACTCCATCTCGTCTCTCTCAGTTTGAACTCTCCCTCcgctccctcttcctcttcgatTCACCTCTAAATTTTCTCATCTCCCTTTAAGACTTAGTCCGAAAGCAGCTGTCTTGGCAAAATAGTGATcgattctcttttcctccctcgaacttgaactctctctccacgtCGTAGCCATCCTCGTCGCCACCTCCGCATTCATTGTCACCGTCGTCCTCATCGTTGCTGGGCTCGTCCACTTACTTCTATGTCGCTCTTATTGTGGAGCTTCTTTTGTCGAACCGTTCGCTTATGCTTTTGTGTTTGTTCGAGTTCACGTGAACGCTATTTTGTGTGGAGCTTGACTTTGGCTCAAATTTGATGTTTGAAGAGCTGATTTCTCTATCGTTTCATGGGCGATCTGTCACTCGAGTTTAATGATTTTTCCTTCGTGTGTCTTGTGTGTTTTGGCCGCTACTGTCGAGTGCTAGCTATGGAGGGTAAATCAATGGTGGGTTTTTATCTTTAGCAACTTTGAGATGTAGATAgtatagaagagagagagagactcatttttctttttgagttggTCTCTGTTGTTTCATACGGAGCTTGACTTTGGCTCAAATTTGATGTGTGAAGAATTGGTTTCTTCGTCGTTTCATGGGTGATCTGGCACTTGTCTTTTGTTGAGATCGATTCCAAGTATTCACCCGGTAtggttctcgggtggatccatgcaactaactggcggttcccaattctaatttttcaaaactgaTCCTTAACAAGCGGTTCCCAATTCTAGGCTAAGAATCGTCCACCTGGACCATGCATACCTCCAGTCAAGGCCAGGACAAAGGGATCCTCATTGTGAACTATAGCTTGTTCAACCCGACTCCATCCTTATCTGTAATGATCATGAACCACTACAAGCTTCTAGCGAATTTGTCAATTTACAAACTTTCTGGCTTGGGTTGCGATGCTAGTTTGATTTCTATCGACCTTGCTAAGCAGTTATAACAAGTTtggtcctttttttcctctctttttctattcttcaaaGTATAAGTTTGATAATAAGAACTTTTTATGAACAGCACCCTCAGCGCTATCTAAGCAAACATGGAATGAGAACTTTCATCGTTGAAGGAATTGCCAAATATAAGTTGGGCAAtgttgaaacctaaattttaattagattttta
This region of Eucalyptus grandis isolate ANBG69807.140 chromosome 8, ASM1654582v1, whole genome shotgun sequence genomic DNA includes:
- the LOC104456148 gene encoding 3-ketoacyl-CoA synthase 20, whose protein sequence is MAAEMAEQQEQINLQNLSQAFPISVESQSQDSDRPSNPNLPSFLLSVRLKYVKLGYHYLISNAMYLLLVPLLGISSAHILTLMAGDLAQLSDQLRFNLITVVLFPAVMAFLVTPYFMTRPSKVYLVDFACYKPNPAQICTGEKFMEISELTTTFTEENLAFQRKIFEKSGLGQRTYLPEAVLQVPPNLCMAEARAEAEAVMFGAIDQLLPKTGVKAKDIGILVVNCSLFNPTPSLSSMIVNRYKLRGNVLSYNLGGMGCSAGLISIDLARQLLQVHRNSYALVVSIESLTLNWYLGNDRSMLISNCLFRLGGAAILLSNRSSDRRRSKYQLIRTVLTHKGSDDKSYGCLFQREDEKKKIGLSLSKDLVAVIKEAIKTNITTLGPAVLPMSEQLWFFMTLVARKVFKMKIRPYIPDFKLAFKHFCIHVGGRPVLDEMEKSLELTKWHMEPSRMTLYRFGNTSSSSVWYELAYLEAKGRIRKGDRTWQIAFGAGFMCNSAVWQALRTVDPAKENNPWMDDIHEFPI